The nucleotide sequence CGAACGTCGTGCTCGCGGTGTAGCGCCCGGACAGCAGGCCGGAGGCCAGCGGCACCCGCGCGATGATCCCGGCGCCCGCTTCCGCCGCCGCGGGCAGCACGCGCTCGAGCGGCTTCAACCGCAGGCAGTTGAGGATGATCTGCACCGAGGCGACGTTCGGGCGCGCCAACGCCGTCAGCGCCTCTTCGCAGGTCTCGACGCTCACGCCGTAGGCCTTGATGCGGCCTTCGTCCACCATCGCGTCGAGGGCGTCGTACACCGCGTCGGAGGAGTACACCGGCGTCGGCGGGCAGTGCAGCTGGACCAGGTCGAGCGTGTCCACGCCGAGGTTGCGGCGCGACCGGTCGTTCCACTCGCGGAAGTTCGCGGCGACGTAGTTCTCCGGCACCTGCTCGACCCGGCGGCCCATCTTGGTGGCCACGAAGACGTCCCCGCGCTCGGCGAGGAACCGGCCGACCAGCCGCTCGCTGCGGCCGTCGCCGTAGACGTCGGCGGTGTCGAAGAAGGTGACACCGTTGTCGGCCGCCGCGTGCAGCACGCCCAGCGCGTCGTTCTCGTCGACCTCGCCCCAGTCCGCCCCGAGCTGCCAGCAGCCGAGCCCGACAACGGACACCTCGCGGCCCAGGCGGGCGATCTTCCGGTTCTCCATGTTGCGATCCAAGCACACGACCGGCGCCTATGATCGGCCGTCATGGCCATGACGGGTGATCCGGAGCGGCGGGGTCCGGAGGGGCTCGGGACCCGGATGCGGCACGTCCTCGAGATCCTCGACGGCGACGTCGCGCGCTTCCTCGCCGACATCGGCCTCGACGACTACCGGCCGCGCTACTCGCCGGTGGTGCGGGCGCTGCTCGCGCGCGGCCCGCTGGCCATCCGCGACCTCGCCGAAGAAATGCGCGTGACGCACTCGGCGGCCAGCCAGACCGTCGCGCAGATGCACCGGGCCGGGTTCGTGAGCCTCGAGCCGGGCGTCGACGCCCGGCAGCGGATCGTGTCGCTCACCGCCCGGACGCGCGAGCTGCTGCCGCTGATCGAGGCGGAGTGGACGGCGACGACCGAAGCGACGGCGGCACTGGAAGCCGAGTTGCCGTACTCGCTGCGCGCCCTGCTGGACGACATCGTCGAAGCCCTGGAGCGCAAGCCGTTCCGGCAGCGGATCGGCGAGACCACCGCCGCGCAAGAGCTGCGCTGATCAAACGTGCTGATCAGGCGTCCGGCAGCGGGAAGACCGCCCAGACGTACTTGCCGCCGGGGCAGCGTTCGAAGCCCCAGTCCAGCGACAGCGCCTGCACCAGGACGAGCCCGCGGCTGCGCGCCTCGGCGGGGGACGGCGCCCGCAGCTCGGGCAGCATCCGGCCGGTGTCGTGCACCCGCAGCGTCAGCCGGCCGGCGGCGTACTCGAGCTCGAGCCGCTGAGGCCGTTCGCCGTGCTCGAAGGCGTTGGTGACCAGCTCCGACGTGGCCAGCAGGATGTCCTCGAGCTGCCGTTCGCCCACGCCGAGCCGGAGCAGCGCCGCCCGGACCTCGTGCCGGGCCAGCGCCGGCGCCGTGACGTCGGCGGGGAGGAGCACCCTCAGGGGGGCGGCGGCCGTGGCTGTACGCTGCGGCGTCCTCGACGTCGTCATCCGGTCCCCCTCCCAGTGAGTTCGGTACCGCCCGCCAAGTACCCAAGCGGCCGATCGGCTAATCAGGTGCCGTCGGCCAGCTCGGATTCGTCCAAGCCGGACCGCAGTTTCTTCAGCGTCGCGGCCAGCAGCCGCGACACCTGCATCTGGGACACCCCGACACGGCGGGCGATGTCCGACTGGCTCATCCCCGAGCCGAACCGCAGCGCGACGATCTTGCGCTCCCGCTCCGGCAGGCTCTCCAGCATCGGGCGCAGCGCCTCGCGCAGCTCCGCCTGGCCGAGCTCGGCGTCCGGCGCCCCGAAGCGGGTGTGCGCAGCGTTCTCCAGCAGGTGGTCCAGCGAGGCGCCGTAGCGGCCTTGACCGGCGCGGAGGCCCTCGTAGACGTCTTCGATGGGCACCCCGAGCCGCGCGGCGATCTCACTCGGCTTCGGGGCACGCGAGAGCTGCACGGTGAGCTCTTCGCGCGCGGCCGAGATGTTCGCGTTCAGCTCCTTGAGCCGCCGCGGCACCCGCACCGACCAGCTGTTGTCCCGGAAGTGGTGCCGCAGCTCGCCGGAGATGGTGGGCACGGCGAACGCCAGGAAGTCCGTCCCCTGCGCGGGGTCGAACCGGTCGACGGCGTGGATGAGCCCGACCGTGGCGATCTGGACCAGGTCCTCCATCGCCTCGTCGCGGTTGCGGAACTTCCGGGCCAGGTTCCGCGCCAGCTCCAGGTGCGTGCGCACGAGGGTGTCGCGGATGCGTTCGCGCTCCGGCGAGTCCGCCGGCAGGGCAGCGAGACGGGTGAACAGCGCGCCGACGTCGAGGTCGTTCCCGCTGCTCCCGGCGGGATCGCTCACGAGTCCGCCGCCTGGCTCTCCCGGACGAGGTCCACCCGGGACAGGTAGCGGCCGTTCTCCGGGGTGATCGTGCGCTCGGCCGTCGTCGCGAGGGCGGTCAGCAGCTGCCACGACAGGCCGGCGTCGTCCTCGTGGTCGGCGCTGTCGGCCAGCACCGACACGGAGACCTCGATGCGCGGCCCGTTCCAGGAGAAGACACAGGTCAGCCTGCCGTCCGAGCTCGCGGGGAGCAGCAGCGAGCAGGCTTCGTCCACCGCCATCCGGAGGTCCTCGACGGCGTCGAGGTCGAAGTCCTGGCGCATCGCGATGTCGGCCACGATGGTCCGCAGCGTGGGCACGACGTGCGGGATCGCGGCCGTTCGCACCTCGATCACCTGCGCACCTTCCGGGACGAGCGGGGCGTTGTCCTCCACGTTTGTTCCTTTCTCCGCACTCGCGCTGCCGGGGATCGGCGGTGTCTGCCACGCCCGGTCAGCGAGATGCCCGTGGTGTGAGCAAACCAAACCCGGGTTTGATCCGCTCCACCGGCGGGCATGTAGCGGTCGACATGCTGATCCTGGGAAAGGCGGGGACGACATGGCTGACGTGAGCCGGCTGCCCAACGTGGTTGCTGAAGAGTGGGAATGGCAGCTGCGCGGCTCGTGCCGGGGTGCGGACAGCAGCCTTTTCTTCCACACCGACAACGAGCGGGGTTCGGCGCGAGAGCGGCGCGAAGCGCGGGCGAAGGCCATCTGCCAGGCCTGCCCGGTGCTGGCCCAGTGCCGCAAACACGCGATGACCGTACAGGAGCCGTACGGCATCTGGGGCGGCCTCGGGGAGATCGAGCGGCGCCAGCTGTTCCTGCGCCAGCGCAGGGCGGCGCGGAAGACCATGAGTGCGCACTGAGCAGAGCGCTGAGCAGGCAGGATTTGATCGTCGGTGAGCAGTACAGGCGAAAGGGTGGCGGCCGTGGCGGGCGCGGTCGCTTCCTGGGTTAGGGTTGGCCCCGGAGTTGCCTTGACCGTGCCCGGCGCAAGCTTTGGGAAGGCACGGTGACACGGTTGCCGCTTGAGACAACAGGCGCGTACCCGGCGCAGGAGCAGCGCCTGACGAGGAGAAACTGCATGCCCGCAGCCGACCAGAACGCCACCCCGCCCGGGTTCGGCATCACGCTGGACACCGACGCGACGGAACCCCGGGTGGTGGTCACCGGCGAGCTCGACCTGCTGACCAGTCCGCAGCTGCAGGAGGCCCTCGCCGGGCTGATCGCGGACAAGCGCGCGCAGCGGGTCGTGGCCGATCTGACCGGGGTGACCTTCTTCGATTCCTCCGCGCTGAACGTGGTGCTCCGCGCACAACGCCAGGCCGGCGAGCAGGATGTCGAACTCGCGGTCGTCCCCAGCCCCGCGGTGAGCCGCGTGATCGAGCTCACCGGCGTGGCCGAACACCTGAGCGTGTCGGAAGACCCCCAAGCCTGACCGCCCGCTACGGTTCCGCGGACTGATTTCGGTTCGCGGAACCTGGGGGCGGCACGATGATGGGGCGGACGCATGCCCTGACCGGCTGGTGCGCGGGCTTGGCCCTGGCGCCCGCGGTGGGGGCGGGTTCGGTGCACCAGGCGGTCGTCTTCGCGGCGACCACGGCGGGCTTCGCCCTGCTGCCGGACCTCGACCACCCCGGAGCGAGCGCGTCCCGCCTCCTCGGCTGGCTGACGGGCGCGTTGTCCTGGCTGCTGCGCCGCGTCTCGGCGGGCTTCTACGCGCTGACGAAGGGCCCGCGGGACGAGAACGTCTCCGGCAAACACCGCCACCTGTCCCACACCGTCCTGTTCGCGGCTGGCCTGGGCCTGCTGACCTCGTGGGGCACCACCGAAGGCGGCCCCTGGGCCGTGGTGGGCGTGGTCGTCTTCGGGCTGATGCTGGCCGAAGGCGCCCTGGGCGACTGGCTCCTCCCGGTGAGCGGCGCCGCGGTGGCGTGGTGGTTCTTCACGGCTCCCCCCGATCGGGCGGGTGAACTGGCGTCCATTTCGGGCTGGCTCGGGATCGCCGTCGCGGCCGGGTGCCTGACCCACTGCCTGGGTGACGCGCTGACCGAAGCCGGGTGCCCGTTCCTGTTCCCCATCCCGATCGCCGGCGAGACGTGGTACGAGATCCGGCCGCCGCGGGTGCTGCGCTTCCGGACCGGCAAGAAGGTCGAGAAGCGGCTGATCTTCCCGGTGTTCGCGCTGCTCGGGGTGCTGCTGGTCCCGGGGGTGTGGGAGCACACGGTGAGCACCTTCGAGCGGCTGTTCATCCCGCCGTCGAGCCAGCAGGCGACCACGCCTTGATCCGTTCGGCGGCCACCGCGTAGTCCCCGGGTAGGCGGTGTGTCCGTTTTGGACGATGAGAATCCATGACGTGGGCTGCTTCGCCGGCCTGCGTCATGCGGTCGAATTCGGCCACCGGCGCCGACGGGCGGAGTTGCGGCCTTCGAGGCCGCCCGCCGTCCCAAGAGCAGCCCCCGCCCTATCCCGGGGGGCGTCCCCTGGTCCAGTTTATCGCCCCTGGCCTGCAAAAACGGGTCCCCGGCAAATCTGTGGACAACGCAAGCCGATGTGGACTACTCCGCGATTTGCGGCGATTCCGCCTTGACAACTCGCTCGCCGCCCTCAGGGTTCGAGGACCTTGCGAGCTTGGCCGCCGCCGAAGTGTCCGGGTAATCGCGGTACGAAGTGATCTCACCCTCCACGACGGTGATGAGCCCCACTGACGACGGGAACTCGATCCCCGGGCCGGAGACCACCAGCTCCACCACGAAGCCCGACTCCGCCAGGGTGGTGGTGACCTGCGCTTTCGTCAGCCCCGCTGCTCGCGCCCGGACACCTCCGGCCGTCAACGTCGCCACGACTGCCTCGCGGCCTTCGATCCGCTCCCCCAGGAACGGGACTTCGTACACCGCGTCGGCGGCGAAGAGCGAAGCGAACGGGGCGACGTCCAAGGTGGACAACCCCGAACGGACCAAGGCGGCGATTTCGGGCACGGTGCGCGGCATCGGAATTCTCCTGGAAGACTGGACGTTGAATCGGAACGGTGGACCCGCTTAGGACGATACGGAGTTCCCGCTCCGGTTGTCAACGAGGAGACGTGATGGAGAAGATGCGCGCCGACGCGCGGCGCAACCGGGCCAAGGTGCTGGCCGCCGCCGAAGAGGCCTTCGCGCTCGATGGCCTCGCCGTGCCGCTCGATGACATCGCGCGGCTCGCCGGTGTCGGGGCCGGCACCGTCTACCGGCACTTCCCCAGCAAGGAAGCCCTGTTCCAGGCCGTCGTCCTCGAACGGATCCAGCAGTTCGCCGAGGAAGCCCGCGCGCTCGCCACCGCCGAAGACCCCGGTGCGGTCTTCGTCGACTACTTCGTCCGGGTCATCAAGCAGGCGTCGCTCAACCGCGCCATCTGCGACGCCCTCGCCGAGTCCGGGGAGCACGCCCTCAAGGCCGGCGCCGGCGACGAGTTCCGCGCCGCGCTGGCCGAGCTGCTCGCCCGGGCGCAGGCCGCCGGCGCCGTCCGCCCCGACATCGACGGCGACGACCTGCGGGCGCTCATCGTCGGCTGCCTCGCCGTCGAGCGGTACGCGCCCGGGAGCGCGCACCTGGTTCGCGTGGTCATCGACGGTCTGCGGGCGTCAGATCGCGCAGCTTCCGCAGCGGCGACCACACCATGATCGCCGCCGAAGCCAGCACGCCGGCCGCCGCGATGTGCAGCGTTGCCCGCATGCCGACCGTGCCGGCCAGCGTGCCGCCGAGCAGGCTGCCGAGCGGCACGATGCCGAACACCAACGTCTGGGAGATGGCGTTGACCCGGCCCAGCAGCTCCGGCGGCGTGACGGCTTGCTGGAAGCTCACGCCGAAAACGCTCAGCACGATCACGCTGTAGCTGCTGAAGAACCCGGCGACGACGTAGCAGGCGAGCGCCCAGCCGCGTCCGGTGAACGGGTAGAACTGGTACGCCAGGCCGAAGAGCACCGCCGCACCCCACAGGGCCCGCGCCTGGCCGATCCGGTCCCCGAGCCACCGCGCGGTCAGCCCGGCGGTGAGGGCGCCGGTCAGCGACGCCGTGCCGAGCACGCCGATCACCCAGGGCGAGAGCCCGACCTCCCGGGCGAGGAAGACGATCACGATCGCCAGGTGGGCCGACTGGAAGAAGCTCGACACGGCGCCGTGCGCGCTGATCGCCAGCAGGACGCGGTCGTCACGGACCAGTCGCAGCCCTTCGCCGATTTCGCGCAGCAACCGCCGTTCCCGCGGCTCGGGCCGCCTGTCCGGCGTCTCGATCCGGCGCAGCCAGAGGGCCGACCACAGGTAGCTGACAGCGTCCGCCGCCAGCGCCGCCGCGGTGCCCAGCGCCTGGACGATCACCCCGGCGAGGCCGGGGCCCGCGACCGCCGCCAGCGACCGGTTCGTCTGCAGCCGGGTGTTGGCTTCCGGCAGCTGCTCGAGCCGCACCAGCTGCGGGACGTAGGTCTGGTGGGCGACGTCGAAGAAGACGCCGAGCAGGCCGACGCCGAGGACCACGGCGAGCAGCTGGGCCATGCCGAGCACGCCGAACAGGGCGGCGACCGGGACCGAGGCGATCAGCACGGCCCGCCCGGCGTCGGCGGCGATGAGCACCGGCCGGTGGCGGATCCGGTCGCACCACACGCCGACCTGCAGGCCGAGCACCAGGTACGGCAGCGTCGCCGCGGTCCGCAGCAAGGAGACCTCGAAGACCGGCGCGTCGAGCACGGTGACCGCGAGCAACGGCACCGCCAGGACGTCGATCCGGCTGCCGAGCTGGCTCGCGAGGTCGGCGAGCCAGAGGCGCCGGAAGTCCCGGTTCCGCAATACCCCCATGGATCCAAGCTGGCACGTGCGCGCACTCCACGCAAGAAAGTTGAGCCGACCCGGCTCCAGGTGCACATCGGGTAACACGACGTAAGATCAAGGCGAGTTAGTCCTCGTACCTGCGCTGCACGTGGCGAGGGGGTGCCCGGATGACCAGCCGACCTACCTGGGGCTCCGCCGCGGTCACCGGCCTCGCGGGCTTCGCCACCGGATTGCTGGTGGCGGCCACGCTCGTCGCCGGGCGGCCCGCTCCGCGCACCGCCGAGACCACCGATCCGCCGCCGACGAGGACCGTTTCCGCGGTGCCCGTCACGGTCACCGAGTCCGCGCCGGCCGCCACCGTCACCTCGGTCGAGACGCCGCCGGCGACGACCACCACCAGCGTCGTCGAGGTCACCCTGCCGCCGGCGACCTCGGTCACCTCCGTCACGCCGACCTCGACTTCGTCCCCCTTGCCGCTGACCTCGATCTGGCGCGACTGACGGTGCAACCCGGCGGCGGCCGGCGCCGTCTGGTCGGCATGCGTTACGTACTGGGGTTCGCGATGCTCGCCGCCGTGACGGCCGGTTGTACCGGACCGGAGGTCGCCTGCACGGCGATCGGCGTCCCGGTCGGCATCAGCCTGTCGATCCCGTCGCCGGACGGCATCTCGAAAGCGACGCTCGAAGCGTGCTGGCGCGACCGGTGCGGCACGCACGAGGTCGGCCTCTACCCCGAGACGTCGGCGGGCGCGACGACCTGCACGGGCACCGGCCCGGACAGCTCGTGCGGCACTTCGATGGTCCCGACCGGCGGTCTTCACGGCTTCGCGACGATCCCGGATCTGCCCGCCGAACCGGTGAAGGTCACCGTCCGGTTCGACGACGGAAAACCGCACACCGTCGAGGTGAAGCCGTCCTTCACCGAGCCGAACGGCCCCGCCTGCGGAAAGGCCGGCCCGCAGGCGCAGCTCGTGGCCGGTGCCGGCCACGAGCTGCGGGTGCGTTAGCCGACGTCGCGGCGCTTCCAGCCGGCCAGACCGGCGACCAGGGCGACGATGGCCACCGCCAGGAGCCAGACGAGCGGCGTCTCGGTGAACGCCTGACCGGGGATCTTCGGCGGGTGCTGGAACGGCGAGACGTCCAGCACCGCCTGCGGCAGGTCGAGGATCGGGCCGAACAGGCTCAGCAGCAGCGCCAGCGCACCGACGGCCCACGCCGCGGCCGAAAAGCCCGGCAGCACCCCGAAGATCGCCACCGCGAGCGCGACCACCACCCAGGTCGCGGGCAACTGGACCAGCATCCCGGCGAGGGTGTCCGCGAGCGAGCCGCCGACGTCACCGGTGCGCAGCCCGTTGGCCAGGCCCATGAACACCCCGCCCGACAGCAGCAGCACCGCCGTGCCGAAGAAGGCGAACACCAGGTGGCTGCCCGCCCAGCGCAGCCGGCCCACGCTGGTGGCCAGCACCGGCTCGAGCCGGATCGCGGTCTCTTCGCCGCGCATCCGCAGCACCGCCTGGACGCCGTACAGCGACGCGACCATGGCGAACATCCCGGCCATCGCGGCGAGGAACGCCTGCGTCAGCGCGTGGCTGCCGCCCAGCCGCGCCATGATCTGCTGCGCCTGCGGGCTCGAGCCGACCAGGCCGCCGATGCCGCTGGCGATCGACCCGAACACCGCGCCGACCACGGCCGTGCCGATCGTCCAGCCGAGCAGCGGGCCGCGGTGCAGCCGCCAGGCGAGCGCGAACGGCGATCGCAGGCTCGCCGCGGCGCGAGCCGGCCCCGGGCGCGGCGGCAGGAAGCCGACGCCGACGTCGCGGCGGGGCAGCAGCCAGTACCCGATCCCGCCGGCGACCAGCGCGAAGACCACCGGCAGCAGAAGCACCCACCAGCGTTCCCCGGCGAACGCCCGGACCTGCTGCACCCAGCCGATCGGCGAGAGCCAGGACAGCCAACGAGCGTCCACAGTGGAGTCTCCGGCGCCGCGCAGCAGGAACGCGGCGCCGACCACGGCGGTCCCGATGCCGTTGGCGGTCCGGGAGTACTCGGCCAGCTGGACGGCGACCGCCGCCACCGCGGTGAACACCAGTCCTGCCAAGGCTTCGGAAGCGCCGAAGGCCAGCGAACCGGCCGCGGGCAGGCCGGCGCCGATCATCGTGACCGCCTGGATCAGCCCGGTCAGCACGCTCGCGCCGCCGGCCACCAGCAGCGCCGCCGTCAGCGCCGCGTACCGGCCGACCACCGCGGACGCGAGCAGTTCCGCGCGCCCGGTGTCCTCCTCGGCGCGGGTGTGCCGGGTGACCGTGAAGACGACCATCAGTCCGGTGAGCAGCGCGAGGAAGCCGCACATGCGCCAGGCGATGAACCCGCCGGCCGTGGTGAGGTCGAACGGCGGCCCGTAGAGCAGGGCGTAGGAGGGGTTGGCGTTCGCGCCCGCCTGCAGGGCGAGCCGGTCGGCGACGGTCGGGTAGAACTGCGTGAACGTCTTGACCGTGCTCGCCGGGACGACGCTGAGCAGCACGATCCAGATCGGCAGGATGACCCGGTCGCGGCGCAGCGCGAGCCGGATGAGGTGCCAGGTGCCGGCCAGTTCGTGGGCGGGCGCGACGACGGCGGGACGGTCGAGCGTCGCGGTCATTTCGCGCTCGCTGCGGTGGTGTAGTGGCGCAGGAACAGCTCCTCCAGTGTCGGCGGCTGGCTGACCAGGCTGCGGACGCCGACCTCGGTCAGCTGCCGCAGGGCTTCGTCGAGGGAGCGCGTCTCGACGTCGAAGCGGACGCGGTTGCCCTCGATCTTGAGGTCGTGGATGTTGCTCAGCCGGGTGAGCCCGTTCGGCGGGCCGGCGAGCTCGGCGGTGATCGACGTCCGGGTCAGGTGCCGCAGCTCGGCGAGCGTGCCGGACTCGACCGTGCGGCCGTTCCGGATGATGCTGACCTTGTCGCACAGCGCCTCGACCTCGGCGAGGATGTGGCTGGAGAGCAGCACGGTCCGGCCCTGCTCGCGCTCCTCCTGGATGGCGTACTGGAACGTCGCTTCCATCAGCGGGTCGAGGCCGGACGTCGGCTCGTCGAGGATCAGCAGGTCGACGCGGGAGGCGAGCGCCGCGACGATGGCGACCTTCTGCCGGTTGCCCTTCGAGTACGTCCGTCCCTTCTTCTTCGGGTCGAGGTCGAAGCGCTCGACGAGCTCGGCTCGGCGCTTCTCGTCCAGGCCGCCGCGCAGGCGCCCGAGCAGGTCGATCACCTCGCCGCCGGAGAGGTTGGGCCAGAGGTTGACGTCGCCGGGCACGTAGGCCAGGCGGCGGTGCAGGCTCGCGGCGTCCTTCCAGGGGTTGCCGCCGAGCAGCCGGACGTCCCCCGCGTCCGCGTGGAGCAGGCCGAGCAGGACCCGGACGGTGGTCGACTTCCCGGCGCCGTTCGGGCCCAGGAAGCCGTGCACCTCCCCGGCGGGTACCTGCAGGTTGAGGCCGTCGAGGGCCTTGGTCCGGCCGAACGACTTGTGCAGGCCGGTGACCGAAATGGCGTTGTCCATGGTTCGGAAGCTACACTCGCTTCACGAAGTTGTGAAGTTAAGAAAATGTCTGGATCGAGTGATCGCGGGGGAGGGGTACGGGAGAATGGACCGATGACGACGCCTGACACGAAGCGAGATGAAGACGCCGTCCGCCGGTACGTCGAGAGCCTCGGGCTCGTGCTTTCGCAGATCGGCATGCAGCGCATGCCCGCGCGGGTGTTCGCCGCGCTGATGACCACCGACGAAGGCCGGCTGACCGCCGCCGACCTGGCCGCGCAGCTGCAGGTCAGCCCGGCCGCCGTTTCCGGCGCGGTGCGCTACCTCGAGCAGATCGGCCTGGTCGCCAAGGAGCGCGAGCCCGGCGAGCGCCGCGACCACTACCGCCTTTACGACGACCTCTGGTACGCCACGTTCATGAAGCGCGACCGCATGATCACCATGTGGCGCGACGCGGCGGAGAACGGCATCGACGCCCTGGGTGAGGACACCCCCTCGGGCAGGCGGCTCGCCGAGATGCGGGATTTCCTGTCGTTCATGCTCGAGGAGCTCAACCGCATGTACGAGCGCTGGCACAAGCTCCACGAAGAGAAGAACGCCTAGAGGCCGGCGAGCAGGACGTCCGCGAGCCGCTCGGCCTGGTCGGCAGGCTCGGTCTCTTCGAAGGTGGCCAGGAAGGCCTGCTGGAAGCACGCGCCGAGGAGCAGGGCCGCGGCTGCCTCGACGTCGGTGTCCGCCTTGAGCCGGCCCAGTGCCTGCTCGGCGCGCAGGTAGCCCGCGACCGCCCGCACGGGCAGGTGCGGACCGTGCCCGCGCAACCGCTCCCGGTGTGAGCGCAGCAGTTCCCGTGACGAGAACATCGAGACGGCGATCGGGAAGCTGTCGACGTAGAACGCCAGGCCGAGCCGGGCCACCCGGACGAGGTTGTCCCGCAGCGGCGCCTGCCCGGGGTCCGCGGTCAGCTCGGCCAAGGTGGCGCCCAGGGCGGGCAGTTCTTCGGCCAGCACGCTGCGGAACAGGTCGGTCTTGTCGCGGAAGTGCTTGTAGAGCAGCGCCTCCGAGTACCCCGCGGTCTGCGCGATGACCTTGGTCGTCGCGTGGGCGTAGCCCTGCTCGCGCATG is from Amycolatopsis mediterranei and encodes:
- a CDS encoding TetR/AcrR family transcriptional regulator, giving the protein MGSREEIVAAAAKVMREQGYAHATTKVIAQTAGYSEALLYKHFRDKTDLFRSVLAEELPALGATLAELTADPGQAPLRDNLVRVARLGLAFYVDSFPIAVSMFSSRELLRSHRERLRGHGPHLPVRAVAGYLRAEQALGRLKADTDVEAAAALLLGACFQQAFLATFEETEPADQAERLADVLLAGL
- a CDS encoding GbsR/MarR family transcriptional regulator; protein product: MTTPDTKRDEDAVRRYVESLGLVLSQIGMQRMPARVFAALMTTDEGRLTAADLAAQLQVSPAAVSGAVRYLEQIGLVAKEREPGERRDHYRLYDDLWYATFMKRDRMITMWRDAAENGIDALGEDTPSGRRLAEMRDFLSFMLEELNRMYERWHKLHEEKNA